From Lagopus muta isolate bLagMut1 chromosome 15, bLagMut1 primary, whole genome shotgun sequence, the proteins below share one genomic window:
- the DECR2 gene encoding LOW QUALITY PROTEIN: peroxisomal 2,4-dienoyl-CoA reductase [(3E)-enoyl-CoA-producing] (The sequence of the model RefSeq protein was modified relative to this genomic sequence to represent the inferred CDS: inserted 2 bases in 1 codon), protein MELRIPACPASDFRSRRALXGGASRRAARGRGSLGAAAMAKQRGATDPPADVDGDDCLAEYRHLFSPDILAGRVAFITGGGSGIGFRIAEIFMRHGCRTAIAGRNQQRVAEASKKLIAATGQQCLPLSVDVRQPQTIMAAVDETLKQFKQIDILVNGAAGNFLCPASALSFNAFKTVMDIDTLGTFNTSKVLFEKYFRDHGGVVINITATLSYRGQALQVHAGSAKAAIDAMTRHLAVEWGPNNIRVNSLAPGPITGTEGFRRLGGKFAMDSKQFDTIPLQRAGNKTEIAHSALYLASPLSSYVTGTTLVVDGGSWLTSANNFSALLDVWAAGANKNQ, encoded by the exons ATGGAACTACGAATCCCGGCATGCCCCGCGTCAGACTTCCGCTCCCGGCGTGCCTT CGGCGGGGCGTCCCGGCGTGCCGCGCGCGGGCGCGGGTCACTCGGTGCAGCAGCCATGGCGAAGCAGCGCGGCGCCACGGATCCGCCGGCGGACGTGGATGGCGATGATTGCCTCGCGGAGTACCGGCACCTCTTCAGCCCCGACATCCTGGC GGGCCGCGTGGCTTTCATCACCGGCGGCGGCTCCGGGATCGGCTTCCGCATCGCTGAGATCTTTATGAG GCACGGCTGTCGGACCGCCATCGCCGGCCGGAACCAACAGCGTGTGGCCGAG gCCTCAAAAAAGCTGATTGCAGCCAcagggcagcagtgcctgcCTCTGTCCGTAGATGTCAGACAGCCACAAACCATCATGGCAGCAGTGGATGAGACACTGAAGCAGTTCAAGCAGATTGACATCCTGGTTAATG GTGCTGCAGGAAACTTTCTGTGCCCAGCCAGCGCTCTGTCCTTCAACGCCTTCAAGACGGTGATGGATATTGACACTCTTGGCACCTTCAACACCTCCAAAGTCCTCTTTGAGAAATATTTCCGT GACCACGGTGGGGTCGTCATTAACATCACAGCAACTCTGAGCTACCGAGGGCAGGCCCTCCAGGTGCACGCTGGTTCTGCTAAGGCTGCTATAG ATGCCATGACCCGTCACCTTGCTGTAGAGTGGGGTCCCAACAACATCCGAGTGAACAGCTTGGCACCAGGCCCCATCACAGGCACCGAGGGCTTCCGGAGGCTGG GTGGAAAATTTGCCATGGACTCAAAGCAGTTTGACACGATCCCCCTCCAGCGTGCAGGGAACAAGACAGAGATCGCCCACAGTGCTCTGTACCTGGCGAGCCCCCTCTCCTCGTATGTGACTGGAACCACACTGGTCGTGGATGGTGGGAGCTGGCTGACCTCTGCCAACAACTTCTCCGCCTTGCTGG ATGTCTGGGCCGCAggagcaaacaaaaatcaatga
- the NME4 gene encoding nucleoside diphosphate kinase, mitochondrial, which translates to MGSLGRCLARGLLRGQPGIRLPFGSLRCYGSVPPELREQTLVLVKPDAVQRRLVGDVIGRFERRGFKLVAMKLLQADRGLLDRHYQHLQQKPFYPALLAYMTSGPLVAMVWEGYNVVRSTRAMVGDTDSAQAAAGTIRGDLSMHVSRNVVHASDSVETATREIGFWFQQNELVAWESGDSQYTYGP; encoded by the exons ATGGGCTCCCTGGGGCGCTGCCTGGCGCGGGGGCTGCTGCGGGGTCAGCCGGGTATCCGCCTCCCCTTCGGGTCGCTGCGCTGCTACGGCTCCG TCCCCCCAGAGCTGCGGGAGCAGACGCTGGTGTTGGTGAAGCCGGACGCGGTGCAGCGGCGGTTGGTGGGCGATGTCATCGGGCGCTTCGAGCGGCGCGGCTTCAAGCTGGTGGCCATGAAGCTGCTGCAG GCGGATCGGGGCCTCCTGGACCGCCACTACCAGCACCTACAGCAGAAGCCCTTCTACCCTGCGCTCCTAGCCTACATGACATCGGGGCCGCTGGTGGCCATG GTGTGGGAGGGCTACAACGTGGTGCGCTCCACACGTGCCATGGTGGGGGACACGGATTCAGCACAGGCAGCGGCAGGGACCATCCGGGGGGACCTCAGCATGCACGTCAGCAG gAACGTGGTGCATGCCAGCGACTCTGTGGAGACGGCAACGCGGGAGATTGGCTTCTGGTTCCAACAGAATGAGCTGGTGGCCTGGGAGAGCGGAGACAGCCAGTACACCTATGGGCCATGA